Proteins encoded within one genomic window of Paracoccus liaowanqingii:
- a CDS encoding transposase, translated as MGSIWRRRTGLAPVPHDSGTMRGRPAVDGGRRALRQVLYQAAFAAECHNPVLMPLAKRLRARGKPYKIVIIAIARRLFTIANAIVKTGETWRPQAG; from the coding sequence TTGGGAAGCATTTGGAGACGAAGAACCGGCCTAGCGCCGGTGCCGCATGACAGCGGGACCATGCGCGGCAGACCGGCCGTCGATGGTGGACGACGCGCCTTACGTCAGGTGCTCTATCAAGCTGCTTTCGCCGCCGAATGCCATAACCCGGTGCTAATGCCACTGGCAAAGCGCCTGAGAGCGCGCGGAAAGCCCTATAAGATTGTCATCATTGCCATTGCACGCAGGCTATTCACCATCGCAAACGCAATCGTCAAAACCGGCGAGACATGGCGGCCCCAAGCCGGCTGA